Within Halorussus sp. MSC15.2, the genomic segment GCACGTTCTCGCTCCGGTCCACGCTCGGTGACTCCTCTACGACCGACATCACGTCGGTGTCGGCGGCCACGATACGGGGATAAGAGGACCCCTCGCGTTCGACTTCCTCCCCGGAGACGGCGATGCCCGAAGTCGCTTTCAGCATCTCGAAATCGAGGTCGGCGCTGGCGTTCCGGACGCCGTAGGGGAGAAGCAGCGTCAAGAGGACGCTATCGTCTCTGAGCGCTCCGACCCCGGTCCGCGACGGCCGTCGGTGCGACCCGACGTAGGGATGGAGGACGGTTTCGGCGTCCACCAGCGTCGGGTGTTCGCCCGCCGTGACGAGGTTCTCGATTTGGCAGTCTCGGAATTCGAGGAAGTAGGCGACGCAGACGAGCGCACCTGCCCGCTGGTAGTAGCGTTCGACGGCCTCACGGTCGGCGCAGTCGTCGCGTTCGACCCACTCCATCCACCCGTAGCCGTCGCCTGCGACGTACGTCGGCGTCTCGAAGTCGGGAACCGAAAGGTAGTCGTTCAGGCGGTCGAGTATGCGATAAAACGTCTCTCCAGCGGTGACGCTCCGGGGCTTGTACGCGACAGTAACGCCGGAATCGAACGCTATGCGCATCACCGCGCGGCCATCACCGTGGGTGTCGTCGGCGAGCGGTTCGAGGGTCGTCACCGCTCCCAGTTCGCCGGTCACGCCGAACTCGTCGGCGAGTCGGTCTCGGTCGGCGCGCAGTCGACGGGAGAACTCCCGAAGATGTTCGTCCCATTGGCGAATTTGCGTGGCGAGCAATCGGGCGAACACCGGATATCGCTGACAGAGTTCGGCCAGTCCGCCGGTGAACAGGTGGTTCACGAACTGCTCGTAGTATTCGGTCGGCGGTTCGTCGAACTCGTCCGGGTCCGCAAACGCCAATTCGCGGTCGTGAGACGCGACGAACGTCTTGAACTCGACGTAGAGAACCCGCAGAAACCAACTCTCGAACCGATTCCGGAGCCACTCTGCCATCGTTCCGATGGCTTCCGCAGAAAGCGCGTCCCGAACGGGGTCTTCGGGGAGTCGGTCGCGGGCGTACGCCGCGACTGCGGCCGAGAGTTCGGCGAAGCGCCGTTCTCGCTCTCGTTCGTCACCAAGTTCGCCGTTCGACCCCCGGTCCGGGCCGAAACTCTCGGGCAGGTCGTCGGGGTCGAACTCCTGTACCACGCCGACGAGTTCTTCGAGGCGTTCGACCCACTCGGGGAGCGGTTCGTCCTCGGCCAGTTTCTCCGACCGAATCGACTCCCGACAGACGTCTTCGGTCACTTCGAGGCGGTCGAGTCGCTGGCTAAATGCCTCGTCGTCGGGAAATCGCTCGCGCCATTCCTCGAGGAGTTCCTCCACCTCGGACTCGTCCCGGCCGGTCGGTTCGAGTGCGTCAGGGTCGGCTAGCCGTTCGTGGAGCGTCCGTGCACGTCCGGCGAGGACGCGCTTCTGCTCGCTATCGAAAACGTCGTTCATAGCCTCTCACTCCCGGTATTTTCGTTCGGTATCGGGGACACGGAGGAAATATTACAGGGTAGAAATAAGTAAATTTCTCTAGTTAGAACTTTTCTACGTGCCGTCAGAGTGAGGGGAATATTCGCTCGCGGCGGAGAGGGTTAGCGCGGAGACTTCGACCGGTGAATCCGGGAGCCTCCGAATCTCCGACCGCGGATTTATACCTGAAAGCGCCTAACCCCCGGCTATGAGTCTCTCGCTGGACCCGACGCAACTCGACCGCTACTCCCGGCACATCATCATGGACGAGGTGGGACCGGAGGGCCAGCAAGCCCTGCTCGACGCCGCCGTGCTGGTAATCGGCGCGGGCGGACTGGGCGCGCCGGTCGTCCAGTACCTCGCGGCCGCGGGCGTGGGCACACTCGGCGTCGCCGACGACGACGAAGTCGAACTGAGCAACCTCCAGCGCCAGATAATCCACGGCAACGACGACGTGGGCCGCCCGAAAGTCGAGTCGGCGGCCGACTTCGTGGCCGACCTCAACCCCGACGTGGACGTGCAGACCCACGAGGTCCGAGTCGAACCCGACAACGTGGAGGACCTCGTCGCCGACTACGACTTCGTTGTGGACGCCACCGACAACTTCCGGACGCGCTACCTCGTCAACGACGCCTGCACGCTCTCGGGCACGCCGTTCTCCCACGGCGCTATCTACAAGTTCGAGGGGCAGGTCACCACGTTCACCACGGAGGGACCGTGCTACCGGTGTCTGTTCCCCGAAGCGCCCCCCGAGGGGATGGTCGCCGACTGCGCGAGTACCGGCGTGCTGGGCGTCCTCCCCGGCACTATCGGTAACATTCAGGCCACCGAGACGGTCAAGTACCTGCTCTGCGAGGGCGCAGGTCTCGACGCGGCCGAACTGCTCGACGGCCGGATGGTGTTCTACGACGCGATGGCGATGTCGTTCGAGGAAGTCGAGTTCCGTCAGAATCCCGACTGCCCGGTCTGCGGCGACGACCCCATCGAAACGCTTTCGCAGGTGGAGTACGCCGAGGAGTCCTGCCCGGTGAACGCCGACTGAGAGCGCGCGACCGAACTGGTTCGCCACAGGATTTACGCTTCTCTACTTCTGGGAATCACTGTCTGTTTATATGCCTTCTCCGGCCGTCGATTCGAACGTAAGGTGAACGACGATGGCAACTACAGAAATCAACACCCGAGTCAACGAGTTCGAGAGCACGGTCGGCGGCGTCACGGTCCGGGGCGAGGCCCACAGTCTGAGCGCGTGGTTCGTGCTGGCGCTCCGACTCATGATGGGGTACGCGTTCCTCCACGCCGGACTCGACAAACTGCTGGCGGCGGAACCCTTCAGCGCGACCGGCTACCTGCTGAACGCGGTTCCGGAGGCGAGTCCGCTCTACGAGACGTTCCAGTGGATGGGCCAGACTCCGTGGTTCGCCGACTTCCTCGCGATTGCCGTCCCGTGGGGCGAGACGCTCGTCGGTCTCGCCCTGCTCGCGGGTCTCCTGACCCGCCTCGCGGCGTTCTTCGGCGCGTTCATGATGCTGCTGTTCTACTTCGGCAACTGGGACGTCGCCCACGGCTTCATCAACGGCGACTTCGCGTACATGCTCGTGTTCCTCTCGGTCGCGGCGTTCGGCGCGGGCCGCATCCTCGGACTCGACGCCGTCGTCGAGAACTACGACCTCGGCGGCCGAACGCTGGTCGAGACGTACCCGCGACTCCGGTACGTCCTCGGCTGAACACCCGTAATTTTTGACGAGAGGTACTGGCTACGGTTCGGCCACGCGCACCGTGAACGTCCATTCGTACTCCCGTCCATCGACGCGGTAGGTTTCGCCGAACCGATACTCGCCCGGCGGCATACAGTGGTCGTTCTTCGGATAGTCCCACAGTTCGTAGGTCCGGGTGAGCGTCTCGCCAGCGTCCACGTCGAGTTCGACGGGACCACACGGTTCGCCGACGAAGAAGTCCATCTCCGACGGTCGCCAGCACTCCTCGGCGGCCGGTTCGAACGCCTGTTCGTCCGAGCGCAGGAGGACCAACCGCGCGTCGCCTCCGCTTTTAGAGGCGGTGTGCTCGTCGGCGGGCGGACACGACTCGTAGCCCAGCGTCAGTCGGCGGTCGCCGCGGTTCGTCAACGAGAGTTCGACCTCGGCGGTATGGTCGTCGGTGACCGTCGGTTCGACGGCCTCGACGGACGGTTCGAGGTCGAGTTGCGCGAGTCGGCCGGTTTCGAGCGATTCGACTGTTACGGTCCTGAACGCGTCTTCGGGCGGGGTTCGAGGCATCGTGGTCTGGTTCTGCGAGCGGAACCTCCGGAGGTTCGTACAACCGCCGAGAGCGACGAACCCCGGGCCGAGCGCACGGAGAACCCGTCGCCGGTTCATACCCGGATATCCACCGCTATCGACATAAGCGGTGGAGATAGGCCAAACAGCGATTGTAGTAACCGGAGGACATAATATTTGATAACCAACTGTTTTCAGACGTAGTATGTCTGGAAATAACGGGAACGAAGGCCGAGACGACGAACAGACCGGAAGCCGACGGCGATTCCTGAAGCGAGTCGGTGGCGCAGGCGTCGCGGTCTCGTTCGGTGCGTCCGTCCCGAAATCCGCCACTGCGGCCGAGACCTCCGAATCGCAATCGTCGGTACAGAACGTGGTTCCCGTGCAATCGACCGGGAGGACCGCATCCGTGAATCCCGAAGACGTGCCGAGGGCCGACGAGAGCGACTACCAAGGCGACTTCGAAGTCCCGACCATGCTCACGATGAGTCCCGCGGAGTACCGGCGGATACAGGAGCGAGTGCAGCGCGGAGACTTCCCACAGCCGCCCGAGAGCGCGGTCCAGCGAGTCCCCCGGGAGAACGGAGGTGACGGCGAATGAACGTCAGCAACGAGTACAAGGGGTTCGACTCGACCGACACGGGCTACCGACCGCCGGACGCCGGTCTCGCCGCAGGGCAGTCCAAGAACGTACAAGCGATAAACAGCCTATGGGGTATCTTCGACCAAGGGACCGGCAACCGCGAGTGGGACACCACGCTGACCGACTGGTTCTCAAACGTCATCCCCGACCCCGACAACACGAAGGTGTTCGACCCCAGAGCGACCTACGACTAC encodes:
- a CDS encoding molybdopterin-synthase adenylyltransferase MoeB; the encoded protein is MSLSLDPTQLDRYSRHIIMDEVGPEGQQALLDAAVLVIGAGGLGAPVVQYLAAAGVGTLGVADDDEVELSNLQRQIIHGNDDVGRPKVESAADFVADLNPDVDVQTHEVRVEPDNVEDLVADYDFVVDATDNFRTRYLVNDACTLSGTPFSHGAIYKFEGQVTTFTTEGPCYRCLFPEAPPEGMVADCASTGVLGVLPGTIGNIQATETVKYLLCEGAGLDAAELLDGRMVFYDAMAMSFEEVEFRQNPDCPVCGDDPIETLSQVEYAEESCPVNAD
- a CDS encoding DoxX family membrane protein; this translates as MATTEINTRVNEFESTVGGVTVRGEAHSLSAWFVLALRLMMGYAFLHAGLDKLLAAEPFSATGYLLNAVPEASPLYETFQWMGQTPWFADFLAIAVPWGETLVGLALLAGLLTRLAAFFGAFMMLLFYFGNWDVAHGFINGDFAYMLVFLSVAAFGAGRILGLDAVVENYDLGGRTLVETYPRLRYVLG
- a CDS encoding twin-arginine translocation signal domain-containing protein, whose translation is MSGNNGNEGRDDEQTGSRRRFLKRVGGAGVAVSFGASVPKSATAAETSESQSSVQNVVPVQSTGRTASVNPEDVPRADESDYQGDFEVPTMLTMSPAEYRRIQERVQRGDFPQPPESAVQRVPRENGGDGE